Proteins encoded by one window of Catharus ustulatus isolate bCatUst1 chromosome Z, bCatUst1.pri.v2, whole genome shotgun sequence:
- the LOC117010737 gene encoding LOW QUALITY PROTEIN: uncharacterized protein LOC117010737 (The sequence of the model RefSeq protein was modified relative to this genomic sequence to represent the inferred CDS: inserted 1 base in 1 codon) produces the protein FPGGSLLRFFLLCLLASLLSTALGVLLLALLGNKSGEWKGESTTETTNSGQGEGKFKFVHRLENAKVFKYPGGEIQWARFRRDRREYENSEAEEFGRSLNFYGSQITVGTLRIWSQGLRAPHWHFNANEHGYVVKGEAWIGVLGPDGAAAVTFNATRGAVVFFPRGAVHWVRNVGPSELLLLLFFSTHHELLTLDLDDAFYGTPEDVAARALKPQGGVKFIRTFQKPREDQAINLPKNLGQLIHNPSYPQSPDAQVWKXFYDLPASKEFPFPGGIFKWARFRKNGTGLTENEKIFSESLHEHENSLTLGTLRIFSNNLGVPHFHSNANEVGVVLSGCGQAGLILPTGNSEFPIGVGDVVFFPLGSQHFVQSFCQEDLLLLVAYSTGDQLETLRMNQYFHSTADHILAQLFHKDQLEFQKIPK, from the exons tttcctggTGGTTCCCTGCTGcgttttttcctcctttgcctCTTggcctccctgctcagcacagccctgggggttttgctgctggccctgctggggaaTAAAAGCGGGGAATGGAAAGGGGAATcaacaacagaaacaacaaattCTGGGCAAGGGGAGGGGAAATTTAAATTTGTGCATAGGTTGGAGAATGCTAAG GTTTTTAAATACCCAGGAGGAGAAATCCAGTGGGCTCGGTTCCGCCGCGATCGCCGCGAGTACGAAAATTCCGAGGCCGAGGAATTCGGGCGCAGTTTGAATTTTTATGGCTCCCAAATCACCGTGGGAACCCTGAGGATCTGGAGCCAGGGACTCAGAGCTCCTCACTGGCATTTTAATGCCAATGAACATGGCTATGTGGTCAAG ggcGAGGCGTGGATCGGCGTGCTCGGCCCCGACGGCGCCGCCGCCGTCACCTTTAACGCCACGCGGGGCGCCGTCGTTTTCTTCCCCCGCGGCGCCGTGCACTGGGTGAGGAACGTGGGGCCCTCcgagctcctcctgctcctcttcttcTCCACCCACCATGAGCTGCTCACGCTCGACCTCGACGACGCGTTCTACGGCACCCCCGAGGACGTGGCCGCCAGGGCCCTGAAG cccCAGGGAGGAGTGAAATTCATCAGAACATTCCAGAAACCCCGAGAGGACCAAGCAATCAACCTCCCCAAAAACCTTGGCCAGCTGATCCACAATCCCAGTTACCCCCAGTCCCCGGATGCCcaagtttgga ttttttaTGATCTACCAg catccaaggaattcccattcccaggaggAATTTTTAAGTGGGCAAGGTTCAGGAAAAATGGGACAGGActgacagaaaatgagaaaattttcagtgaatCCTTGCAtgag CATGAAAATTCTCTCACTTTGGGCACCCTGAGGATTTTCAGCAACAATTTGGGGGTTCCTCATTTCCACTCCAACGCCAACGAGGTGGGGGTGGTGCTCAGCGGTTGTGGCCAg gcaGGACTGATCCTCCCCActggaaattctgaatttcccaTCGGCGTTGGCGACGTCGTTTTCTTCcccctgggctcccagcactTTGTGCAGAGTTTCTGCCAGGAGGATTTGCTGCTCTTGGTGGCTTACAGCACGGGAGATCAG